A genomic stretch from Flavobacterium humidisoli includes:
- a CDS encoding MFS transporter has product MILPFFKKIQNTPRGYRIANTVFFFLSGFGYSSWVSRIPHIQAQLKLSEAEFGAVLFAFPIGLMLTMPFTGKLLNKYSSRYIMLLGAVMFNVALSLPGLAAFVWQLVIILLFFGASRNIFNLSINAQSLEVQKLYPKSIITRFHAVWSIAVFSGAGLGYVMVTQKIAPSHHLLGVSIFMLALTACFYPMSIHNEPVPVKKKFFSMPEKNLIKFAMICFVSMACENTMYDWSGIYFENILKASPKLTSAAFVFFASAVTLGRIFGDYGVMKFGTKKILLYSGILITVGFGICFILPYAYPTIFGYVLIGFGVSCVVPLVFSIAGRSSKLSSGSALTSISTIGYLGFLLVPPMVGFISEYLSMKWAFLIMALLGILMIFMVNKIGENE; this is encoded by the coding sequence ATGATTTTACCATTCTTTAAAAAGATTCAAAATACGCCTCGAGGATATCGTATTGCCAATACTGTTTTTTTCTTTCTTTCGGGTTTTGGTTATTCTTCGTGGGTTTCAAGAATTCCACATATACAAGCACAATTAAAGTTGTCTGAAGCCGAATTTGGAGCGGTTTTATTTGCTTTTCCAATCGGTTTAATGCTGACAATGCCTTTTACAGGAAAGTTGTTAAATAAATATAGCAGCCGTTATATTATGCTTCTCGGTGCAGTTATGTTCAATGTTGCGCTGTCTTTGCCTGGTCTGGCAGCATTTGTTTGGCAATTGGTTATTATACTTTTATTTTTCGGAGCTTCTCGCAATATTTTCAATTTATCGATAAATGCACAGTCTCTTGAAGTGCAGAAACTGTATCCTAAATCTATTATAACACGTTTTCATGCCGTTTGGAGTATTGCCGTTTTTTCGGGAGCTGGATTAGGCTATGTAATGGTGACCCAGAAAATTGCGCCTTCGCATCATTTATTGGGAGTAAGTATTTTTATGCTGGCACTGACGGCTTGTTTTTATCCGATGAGTATTCATAATGAACCTGTTCCGGTTAAGAAGAAGTTTTTCTCAATGCCCGAAAAAAATCTGATAAAATTTGCTATGATCTGTTTCGTGTCAATGGCTTGCGAAAATACGATGTACGACTGGAGCGGAATTTATTTTGAGAATATATTGAAAGCTTCGCCAAAATTAACCAGCGCTGCGTTTGTGTTTTTTGCATCGGCAGTAACTTTAGGACGTATTTTTGGTGATTATGGTGTGATGAAATTTGGAACTAAAAAAATCCTGCTTTATAGCGGCATCTTAATAACAGTTGGTTTTGGTATTTGTTTTATCCTACCGTATGCATATCCAACTATTTTTGGTTATGTTTTAATCGGATTTGGGGTTTCTTGTGTTGTTCCGTTGGTATTTAGTATCGCCGGAAGATCTTCAAAATTAAGCAGTGGTTCTGCTTTGACTTCGATATCAACAATTGGCTATCTTGGCTTTTTATTGGTGCCGCCAATGGTTGGTTTTATCTCTGAGTATTTAAGTATGAAATGGGCTTTCCTTATTATGGCACTTTTAGGAATTCTGATGATTTTTATGGTGAATAAGATCGGGGAGAATGAGTAG
- a CDS encoding DUF6265 family protein, with translation MRLKSILFPTLITLVIFSSCKREVKTEIPVKAYPSLAKAKWFIGEWGNKSTEGELTERWKKENDSVYLGESYYVVGQNDTVFAEHVRLEEANGKLSYIVTVPGQNKELPVSFEMTSATGTQITFENPKHDYPNKIIYNLVEKDSLIAEISGLKNGKPNTERFVMKKR, from the coding sequence ATGAGACTAAAAAGCATTTTATTTCCGACACTAATAACTTTAGTAATTTTCTCTTCTTGCAAAAGAGAAGTTAAAACCGAAATTCCCGTAAAAGCCTACCCTAGTCTTGCAAAAGCAAAATGGTTTATTGGAGAATGGGGAAATAAATCGACTGAAGGTGAACTTACCGAACGCTGGAAAAAAGAAAATGATTCGGTTTATCTAGGTGAATCTTATTATGTCGTGGGACAAAATGATACAGTTTTTGCTGAACATGTTCGTCTTGAAGAAGCGAATGGCAAGTTGTCTTATATTGTGACAGTTCCTGGACAAAATAAAGAATTGCCTGTAAGTTTCGAAATGACTTCAGCTACAGGTACTCAAATTACTTTTGAGAACCCAAAACATGATTATCCTAATAAAATTATTTACAATCTGGTGGAAAAAGATTCATTAATTGCAGAAATTTCAGGGCTGAAAAACGGCAAACCAAATACAGAAAGATTTGTCATGAAAAAACGCTAA
- a CDS encoding DUF6265 family protein — protein sequence MFQKITLLALVIAAVSCQKKETVEKDKIKKADWLIGNWENKSPEGVLSENWQKLNDSTFSASSYFIKGKDTLHFETIVLAQLGETLTYKATVKGQNDDKPVFFPSTSETDQQLIFENPKHDYPQKITYTKGANNTLTAEISGNMNGKPNSEKFVMTKK from the coding sequence ATGTTTCAGAAAATTACTCTTTTAGCACTTGTTATAGCCGCAGTTTCTTGCCAGAAAAAAGAAACGGTAGAAAAAGATAAAATCAAAAAAGCCGACTGGCTAATTGGGAACTGGGAAAACAAATCTCCTGAAGGAGTTTTATCTGAAAATTGGCAAAAGCTAAACGACAGTACTTTCAGTGCTTCTTCTTATTTTATAAAAGGAAAAGATACTTTGCATTTTGAGACTATTGTTTTGGCCCAGCTAGGTGAAACGCTTACTTATAAAGCAACTGTAAAAGGACAAAACGATGACAAACCGGTCTTCTTCCCTTCTACCTCAGAAACAGATCAGCAATTGATTTTCGAGAATCCAAAACACGATTATCCTCAAAAAATCACTTATACAAAAGGGGCCAATAATACATTAACTGCCGAAATTTCTGGAAACATGAATGGAAAACCGAATTCTGAGAAGTTTGTTATGACGAAGAAATAA
- a CDS encoding type IA DNA topoisomerase — MKVCIAEKPSVAREIASVLGANTKHDGYYEGNGYAVTYTFGHLCTLKEPNDYKPHWKSWDLNNLPMLPEKFETKVVQNSGIQKQFKIIKSLFEKAEVVINCGDAGQEGELIQRWVMNEAHYKGEIQRLWISSLTTEAIKEGFENLKPSANYDNLYYAGFSRAIGDWLLGMNATRLYTVKHGGYKQVLSIGRVQTPTLAMVVERFREIENFKPQPYWELQTLYRETLFSYEEGRFLNQEDGQIIAAKVKESDFEIVSVDKKNGNEYAPKLFDLTGLQVYCNQKFGFSAEETLKIAQTLYEQKVITYPRVDTTFLPGDIYPKVTGILQKLTNYAELTQPLLGKKIKKSPKVFNDKKVTDHHAIIPTGVQNNLPHNQQQVYDIITRRFIAVFYDDCLVANTTVIGKAADVTFKATGKEILKKGFRVVFEDPNAKEKEPDLLPSFTVGEKGPHEPSFLQKETKPPNQFTEATLLRAMETAGKQVDDEDLRELMKENGIGRPSTRANIIETLFKRQYIVRNKKQVLPTLTGIQLIDTIQNELVKSAELTGTWEKQLKDIEKGTFTAAAFIRNMKRMVEALVYEVRSETKHANISHAATIQKPVVKAEKEKKKASGISAETCPKCQKGKILKGKSAFGCSEYKSGCDFVLPFVFHDKKITESQYLRLVQKGSTVNIKGFKTDSGTVEGLIRFEENYKLKLEPKKTDKKAEPKENSDALVCPKCKKGTILKGKTAYGCAEYKSGCDFKVTFDEVREKLKDQKPTKELVYSILSASV; from the coding sequence ATGAAGGTCTGTATTGCTGAGAAACCAAGTGTAGCGCGTGAAATTGCATCTGTTTTGGGTGCCAATACCAAACACGATGGCTATTACGAAGGCAATGGTTATGCTGTAACCTACACTTTTGGTCATTTATGCACTTTAAAAGAACCCAACGATTATAAACCGCATTGGAAAAGCTGGGATTTGAACAATCTGCCTATGCTTCCTGAAAAGTTTGAAACCAAAGTAGTTCAAAACTCAGGGATTCAGAAACAGTTTAAAATCATTAAAAGTCTTTTTGAGAAAGCCGAAGTGGTTATCAACTGCGGGGATGCTGGACAAGAAGGAGAATTGATTCAGCGCTGGGTAATGAACGAAGCGCATTACAAAGGCGAAATTCAGCGATTATGGATTTCATCTCTTACCACAGAAGCTATTAAAGAAGGTTTTGAGAACTTAAAACCGTCAGCCAATTACGATAATTTATATTACGCTGGATTTTCTAGAGCTATTGGAGATTGGCTTTTAGGAATGAATGCCACACGTTTGTACACTGTAAAACATGGCGGTTACAAACAAGTTTTGTCTATCGGACGCGTACAGACGCCAACTTTGGCGATGGTTGTAGAGCGTTTTAGAGAAATCGAAAACTTTAAGCCACAGCCTTATTGGGAATTGCAGACTTTGTATAGAGAAACGCTTTTTAGTTATGAAGAAGGTCGTTTTCTAAACCAAGAAGACGGACAAATTATCGCGGCCAAAGTCAAGGAAAGTGATTTCGAAATCGTTTCTGTCGACAAAAAGAATGGAAATGAATATGCTCCAAAGCTTTTCGACTTAACCGGTTTACAAGTTTATTGCAATCAAAAATTCGGATTTTCTGCTGAAGAAACGCTTAAAATTGCGCAGACTTTGTATGAGCAGAAAGTCATTACATATCCCAGAGTTGATACGACTTTTTTACCAGGTGATATTTATCCGAAAGTGACTGGAATTCTGCAGAAATTAACCAATTATGCCGAATTGACTCAGCCCCTTTTAGGAAAAAAAATCAAAAAATCGCCAAAGGTTTTCAATGATAAAAAAGTAACCGATCACCATGCGATTATTCCAACGGGAGTTCAAAACAATCTGCCTCATAATCAGCAGCAGGTTTACGATATTATTACCAGACGTTTTATTGCCGTTTTTTACGATGACTGTCTCGTTGCGAATACAACCGTAATTGGAAAAGCCGCCGACGTGACTTTTAAAGCGACTGGAAAAGAGATTTTAAAAAAAGGATTCCGCGTTGTTTTTGAAGATCCGAATGCGAAGGAAAAAGAACCCGATTTACTGCCCAGTTTTACAGTGGGCGAAAAAGGTCCGCATGAACCTTCTTTTCTTCAAAAAGAAACCAAACCACCTAATCAGTTTACCGAGGCAACTTTACTGCGTGCGATGGAAACGGCAGGAAAACAAGTTGATGATGAAGATTTGCGTGAACTGATGAAAGAAAACGGTATCGGTCGTCCGTCAACGCGTGCAAATATTATCGAAACGCTTTTCAAACGCCAATATATTGTTCGAAACAAAAAACAGGTTTTACCTACTTTAACGGGAATTCAATTGATTGATACGATTCAGAACGAATTGGTCAAATCGGCCGAACTTACAGGAACTTGGGAAAAACAACTGAAAGATATTGAAAAAGGAACTTTCACCGCAGCGGCATTCATCAGAAACATGAAAAGAATGGTGGAAGCTTTGGTTTATGAAGTTCGAAGCGAAACCAAGCATGCTAATATTTCGCATGCGGCAACGATTCAGAAACCAGTTGTAAAAGCAGAAAAAGAGAAAAAGAAAGCCTCTGGAATTTCGGCAGAAACTTGTCCGAAATGCCAAAAAGGAAAGATACTGAAAGGAAAATCGGCTTTTGGATGCAGCGAGTACAAATCGGGTTGCGATTTTGTACTGCCTTTTGTTTTTCATGATAAAAAAATTACCGAGAGCCAGTATTTACGATTGGTTCAAAAAGGTTCTACAGTTAATATAAAAGGCTTTAAAACCGATTCTGGAACGGTTGAAGGTTTAATTCGTTTTGAAGAAAATTATAAACTGAAATTGGAACCGAAGAAAACAGATAAAAAAGCCGAACCAAAAGAAAATTCAGATGCATTAGTTTGTCCGAAATGTAAAAAAGGAACGATCCTAAAAGGTAAAACCGCCTATGGCTGTGCCGAATATAAATCGGGCTGTGATTTTAAAGTCACTTTTGATGAAGTTCGCGAAAAACTAAAAGATCAAAAGCCTACTAAGGAATTGGTTTACTCAATTTTGAGTGCAAGCGTTTAG